One window of the Trifolium pratense cultivar HEN17-A07 linkage group LG2, ARS_RC_1.1, whole genome shotgun sequence genome contains the following:
- the LOC123909842 gene encoding ferredoxin--NADP reductase, leaf isozyme, chloroplastic: MAAAVTAAVSFPYSNTTSLPIRTSIVAPERLVFKKVSLNNVSISGRVGTIRAQVTTEEAVAPAKVVKISKKQDEDIVVNKFKPKDPYTGMCLLNTKITGDDAPGETWHMVFSTEGEVPYREGQSIGVIPDGIDKNGKPHKLRLYSIASSALGDFGDSKTVSLCVKRLVYTNDAGEVVKGVCSNFLCDLKPGNEVKITGPVGKEMLMPKDPNATVIMLGTGTGIAPFRSFLWKMFFEKHEDYKFNGLAWLFLGVPTSSSLLYKEEFELMKEKAPENFRLDFAVSREQVNDKGEKMYIQTRMAQYAEELWELLKKDNTFVYMCGLKGMEKGIDDIMVSLAAKDGIDWIEYKRQLKKSEQWNVEVY, from the exons ATGGCTGCTGCTGTAACAGCCGCCGTCTCTTTCCCATACTCCAACACAACTTCTCTCCCGATCAGGACATCTATTGTTGCCCCAGAGAGACTTGTCTTTAAGAAG GTTTCATTGAATAATGTTTCTATAAGTGGAAGGGTAGGTACCATCAGAGCACAAGTTACTACAGAAGAAGCTGTAGCACCTGCTAAGGTAGTAAAGATATCAAAGAAACAGGATGAAGATATTGTTGTGAACAAGTTCAAACCCAAGGATCCATACACTGGGATGTGTCTTCTCAACACAAAGATCACTGGTGATGATGCACCTGGTGAAACTTGGCACATGGTTTTCAGCACTGAGG GAGAGGTTCCTTACAGAGAAGGACAATCCATTGGGGTAATTCCAGATGGTATTGACAAGAATGGCAAGCCTCACAAGCTGAGATTGTATTCAATTGCTAGCAGTGCCCTTGGTGATTTTGGAGACTCCAAAACT GTTTCTCTATGCGTGAAACGTCTTGTGTACACAAATGATGCCGGAGAAGTTGTTAAGGGAGTCTGCTCAAACTTCTTGT GCGATTTGAAGCCTGGAAATGAAGTAAAGATTACTGGACCAGTTGGTAAAGAAATGCTTATGCCAAAAGATCCTAACGCCACCGTCATCATG TTGGGAACTGGTACTGGAATCGCCCCATTCCGCTCATTCTTATGGAAAATGTTCTTCGAGAAGCATGAAGATTACAAG TTCAATGGTTTGGCATGGCTCTTCCTAGGTGTCCCCACTAGCAGCTCACTGCTTTATAAGGAG GAATTTGAATTGATGAAGGAGAAAGCACCTGAAAACTTCAGGCTTGACTTTGCTGTGAGCAGAGAGCAAGTAAACGACAAAGGGGAGAAAATGTACATCCAAACCAGAATGGCTCAATATGCAGAAGAGTTGTGGGAATTACTTAAGAAAGACAACACATTTGTTTACATGTGTGGACTGAAAGGAATGGAAAAGGGAATTGATGACATCATGGTGTCACTTGCTGCCAAAGACG GCATCGATTGGATCGAGTACAAGAGACAGTTGAAGAAGTCAGAGCAATGGAACGTTGaagtgtattaa